One region of Primulina tabacum isolate GXHZ01 chromosome 17, ASM2559414v2, whole genome shotgun sequence genomic DNA includes:
- the LOC142530655 gene encoding uncharacterized protein LOC142530655, whose translation MAARGQVHPHEETEEVDSGFGQMNPLPPPPMGQAPADQPLLPGELTLAQFSSYLPPRFDSSETGERAEEWIERVEQIFVTAPCARSAWLRLATFQLSRNVLLWWQTIEAGLRAQSRTIDWDVFRSRFLDKYFSIAARQKKEKEFEDLRQGSMSVAEYESRYSALLKYVPHIATNVHAKMRHFLKGLKLDLLIVCNRTTQYHLRMQ comes from the coding sequence ATGGCAGCTAGAGGACAGGTACATCCCCACGAGGAAACAGAAGAGGTTGACAGTGGGTTTGGACAGATGAATCCATTGCCACCTCCTCCTATGGGACAGGCACCTGCAGATCAGCCTTTATTGCCTGGTGAGTTGACTTTGGCACAGTTCAGCAGTTATCTTCCGCCGAGATTTGATAGTTCTGAGACTGGTGAGCGAGCCGAGGAGTGGATTGAGAGGGTAGAGCAGATATTTGTGACCGCTCCGTGTGCTAGGTCTGCTTGGTTACGATTGGCTACATTTCAGCTTTCGAGGAATGTACTATTGTGGTGGCAGACGATTGAGGCCGGGTTGAGAGCTCAGAGCCGTACTAttgattgggatgtgtttcgcTCTCGTTTTCTTGATAAGTATTTTTCTATAGCAGCCAGACAGAAGAAAGAGAAAGAATTCGAGGATTTGAGACAGGGCAGTATGTCTGTTGCTGAGTATGAGTCTCGGTATTCTGCATTGCTGAAATATGTGCCACATATTGCTACAAATGTTCATGCTAAGATGAGGCACTTCTTGAAAGGGTTGAAGTTAGATTTATTGATCGTGTGCAATCGAACAACCCAGTATCATTTGAGGATGCAGTGA